The nucleotide window AGCTTAGCGTTACAATTTGATGCACAGAGATAATGAGATCATAATTTCATACAAATGATGGTCACACATTATCCAACTCTAGTTAAGCATATTACAAAAATAGACAGAAAACTAAGCATCAAGACTGTTCTAGCAAGCTTTCAAGATATAAGTTTAAGATGTATCTCCCTGTTGATTGAACATCAAGCCGTTTCTCGCTAGGTTCATACTTCCCTTTACGAAGCTGGTACCGATGTGTTACGGCCGAGATCGTATATGTTTGGCCCTCGATCGTCACACTCTCCCCACACTGCAAATTCTGATGCAGAAGAAAGAAATATTTCATCATCATGGAAATGGAACATAAATACCCCAACCGGCATTTTGATGGTATAAAGGTTTTCGAGTTCAACGAAGTAGCAATATTGAACAAGATGATCACTAAAGTTCTGCATTCGATTAAGGGCCATTGACATTTACAGTCATAAAACTCGAACATCACTACAAGAGAGATTGATAGTCCAAGTCGTCATATTTACTTCATTTGCCTAAACCTGATTACAAGTTCTTCATGTCTCGGTTCGTCACGCTACTAATATCATTATCAAGCCAAATGAGAGCATCAAAACCTGAAAATTGGATAACTAATCATTCAAACTGATCTTATAAACTATTCTATCAAACAGTTTCCAAGCACTCGCCATTGAATAAACACTTAAAAAAGATCGGGATCCGTACTTTACACCTTCGACTTCACTTTACTTCATAACATCCTCAACAACAAAGATACCACTCCAAAGCCCAAATGCCATCCCTTATAGGTAAAGAATTATACTTTGCTTCACAAATAGAGTAAAACAAGTAAAAACTTTGCTTTCCCATCCATAGAAACAACATTGATTGGAAATATTTCGATTGCCTTTTTCCGAGTAAGAGGCAAAACATAATCAACTTGAAGGTAAAAGTACAAAGGAAGCCTCTGTACTAAGAGTCAAATTACATTTTATCCCCCTACTAAAAAATAGCAAATTAGTCCTCTATGTTAAATCAAAGGGTAAATTGATTATTTCTGttaaatttcatctatttctattgTTCAAAATGGACATGACTAACAGAATAATCAGACAGTAATAAATAACATGCCACGTGTACTTCATGCTCATGTATAGAGACCTCTGTAGTAACTTAAACTTGAGACATCGACTTGAAAAGTCAAAGACTGCATATTTTCTtttcacaaaaacaaaaatacctaaataaataaaacaatccAGAATTTCATCACAATAAGATACTTCAAAACACATGATTAAAACCCCAATAATAGATTTTTAATAGTCATTAATTTAACCTAAATTCAAAGGCTTTAATTTCCGCCCTTAAATCTATAAAGATATAACtccaattgaataaatttcagaCAGCAAATTACAATAAAGAAAGTGGGACTTACAGGAGGGAAGCAACGAACACCAAGGGACTTAGGCGGGGGTGTAATTTCAATGACTTTATAGGGGTAATTACTTTGATTTTCTCTTCCTTTTTCTCTCCTTCTGCAAATTACATGGAATTCATGACTCTGTGAACAAAGTAAAAGAAACCCAGAATTAATGAACAACAAAAaggaaaatatatattaaaataaagaaaagaaattcACCTTTTGATATGAAACTAAATTGGATACAGTCACCATTGCCATTTCCTTTTTGGGTTTTCCTAATCTTTCTTTGGGTTGAAATTGAAACTTTGAATGAAAGAAGAGAAGAAggaatttttttgatgattttttattttttactattttgtatagacactcttttttttttttttcaaatgacAGGTTTTTCAGACACAAGTCTATGGTGTTAGAACCTGGCAGTTGGCAAGGCAACGACATGTGATTCATATGTCGTTTCCAAAGTGATATTCTCAGGAAATTGTCCGGTCTGAAATTGTAAAAGGTATAATTAAGATGGataaactattaataaattttaattttaattattctaactttaaaatattataaatgatgaaaaattattcaaaaaatattatttaaataattgaattacaaatattcattaaattatttaaaaaatttaaataattatttgaaaattttatttatataataaaccATTATGCTTAGTTGAACCGGTGAACCAAACCACAAACCAAACACTTTTAAATTGGGTAAACTATTAAGATAGTTATTTTTGTTTGTTTCGGGTTACATTTTAgtgatttatatttaaaatctTACATTTCAGTCACAATTAATTTTCATTAATGGTGTAATGATAAGCTGACGTGGCGCTTTTAATTACCATTacaaacaaaaaatttaggttaaattatacaattagaccctatatttttttcattttgaacaatttaatttttttcttttatgttctttaaaatttctttttttttcttctccttctgtttttctttcttcttcatttcttttaacatagtttttctatatttttcatttgttaaaactagtccttatacttttatttttttgaacaatttaatttttctttttctttatttattttccttttcttcttcccatttatttttctctcttcttaTATTCTTTACTGCAGAAATATAATCTTTGCCCACCAAATAAATCAAGTCATTGTTCCTTTCACATGATTCCTAAATTGAATTTCGCTCAAAACCGATATCAATAATTCTTAATCAAATCTCGATTTGAATATAACCTAATTCTGAAACTAAAATTGGATCTaactaataaatataaaaaaaccaTATCATTAATCAAATCTAAACATAAATTACAAtttttatattcaaaacaatttttttcccGTTTCTAACTTTTACAGAATCGTGTAGATTACTtcgttcttttttttattttctaatgaataaaattaagtaaacgataaaattgatttaaatcTTCTTGAATATTTCTAAGCAAGCTTGATTGAAAGTCGAACATGGATGAACCGAAGAGAGAAAGGGAGCATGGAACCCAATTGGTTTGGGTAAAGTTGAGGATAAATTTTGTATGGTGGTCGTTTTAGTCATTGAGTGTAGAGTTCGTTTAAAGAATCCGTGAAATAACGTAGTTTTTAGAAGGCGAGAATGTTATAGGTAAGATAGATAATGTGGTCATGAGGTTTGGTTAGGAGGTTAAGGGAACAAGTTCAGGAAACTTTGTTGAGGGTGGACTGCCATAAGTCACGACTGGCGAGTTCTTCAAGTGAAGCGAGCTTGTGGACTAGGTCATTGAGAGATCAAATTGGTTCGTTAAAGCGATGATGAACAATGAGGGTTTGTAATTGTAGGGTGAGAATATGCGAGTTTTATTTTAGTTtcaactttcaccttttcttttttcataaagataaagaaattttaacaaatagaaaacataTAAGAACTATGttaaaagagatggagaagaGAGGAGAGTAGAGGGAGAAGTAGAAGATtatagaaaataaagaaaaaaaaaaagaaagttcaaagaacataaaaaataaagttctcaaaataaaaaaaatatagagaccaattgtataatttaacctaaattttttgtttgaaatgatgaataAACGTGCTACGTTAACTTACTGTTACACCATTAACGGCAATTAACAatttagtgactaaaatgttgacatgtaagtgactaaaatataacatttcaaacataagtgattaaaatgtaacttgaggtaaataaaagtgactattttagttATTTACCCCTTTTAGATTCAAGTGCTCGATTTTATATGTAGCATTTTGCTCTCAAGTCGAGGTCTCATTGGAACAACTCCAACAAATAGCGATGGGATTGCAAGAATCAAAAGCAAACTTCTTTTGGGTTTTAAGCAAAAAAAGAATTTTAATACTATTGGATGAAGGGTTTGAAGAACAAATTGAAGGGAGAAGCACTGTGGTAAAACAATGGGTGGATAAAAGGCAAATACTGAAACACCAATGTGTTGAAGGGTTTCTAAGTCACTGTGGGTGGAATTCAGCGTTGGAAAGCATATGCTATAGGGTCCTGATCCTTGCATGGACGATGATAGCTGAACAGGCATTGAATGCGAGAACGGTGGTGGAGGAATTCAAGGTAGGGCGAAGAGTTGAGTCGACATGCAATGAGATGAAACCCGGGTTTTTGAAATGGGAAGGGTTACTGAAGATGGTGAAGGAGTTAATGGAAGGAGTGATGGGAAAACAAATGAGGAAAAGAGTGAAAGATGTTGCAGAGTTGGCTTAAGATGACTATGGTAGACAGTAGCAGACAGTGATGGATCGTTTTAGCAGACGTTAAACTTGCTTATTACTGAACTATGCAACAAGAAGCAAGTCGTCCGCCATTAAAATTGTTGGAAGCGTAGTTGAGATTTAAAACCGAAATAATTTTATTAGTCACACAATaccaaaaaattacaattttctcTTCTCCCAGTACACTAGTTGCTGTTAGTTTCTTTTCACTCGCATGCCTACCTCTTACTATTTACAGCACTCGCACATATTTTTCTTCACTAACTTATGCTTATATTACACCAACATGAGGCCTATTTATAGCCTTATTTAACTGACTTAAAGGCTGGTAACAAGCTTCTGAAGCTTCCAGCAAGTCTATACTTGTCATTATCATCATTTTAATCCTTAAAGAAACTTTCAGCAAACTGCCACGTTTCTGTTTTGCCACATTGTAAACCAATTCTTAGCCACCCTGTACACACTTTGTAAAGTCTTGTTAATCACTTTCCATGCTTTGCCGACTTTGAAATCGGTTTAACTTCTAACACTCTCATTCAAACCGAGATTTCCATTTAAGTTGTGAAATACGTTCGCTTTTAATAGCTTCGTAAAAATTTCTGCCGATTAGTTTTTTGTCTGTCAATATATTAGCTCTAAACTTTTATTCTACACTTActctaaaataaaatgatattttgtatTGATGTGCTTGCTTCGGTTATGGAACACTAGATTCTTTACAAGAGATATTGTGGATTCTTTGTCAACATAAATTGTTATTGGAGCTTCATGTATAAGAGATAGTTCGCTCAAAATATTCTTCAACCAAATTGCTTAATAAGTGCAAGTTGTAGCGGCTATGTATTTTGCTATACATGTTGAGAGGGCCACTATTTGTTGCTATTTTGATAACCACAAAAATGTTGCAGAgccaatatgaaataaatatCCATGCGTACTTTTGCGATCATCCAAGTTACCACCATAATCACTGTTTGAATAATCAACCAATTTTGAACTTTGTGAGTGTGTGTATAAAATAGACCACGATCCATCATACCTTTTGTAACACCCTAGATTTGGCGGGTCTAAAGTTTTCGCATATAGCAGTAAATAGTCTGTCTGGCTTAGTGTTATCCACCTAAATGATTGTTTAGGCGTATACGTGTGGGCATATATATAGTAATCGCCACATGAGTTAGTAAGAATTTGATTTCATCATATTCTGTTATATTAGGAGAAGTTCGTGTTAGAGATAAAGGAAAGTATGGATTGAGTATTTGCCAAAGGTATAGTACGTCCGATTTGTATGGAATATCGTGCTAGTTAGATTTTAAGTAACTTGGTTAGAAATCAACTACATAGCTAAGCTGAATAATTGTGATTGCAAGACATTTATTAATATTTCTCTTGGAAACTATAGGCTATTAAGAAGGCAAGTTCTGAAATGTATGACACTTGTTAACTTCCACTAAGTAAGTTgagtcatatttatatatatgagaGATGAGTTCTGAAAAGggtcttctttctttttcttctccctTAAGTGGTATTTATCGATACTATTCTCAAATTTGAATGTATCTTACATCGATGATCTAAAAGCTATGGTTTTTTTATGATCAGTGGTTATTTCTGATCAGAGTAAGTATTTCAATCCTGTATGTTAAGTTTTGAATGAGTAAATTTGCATGTGGTAATTGAACAGTAAGATTGTAAGTATAATGTTCTTGCATGAGATTGTCATCGAATGAGAGGGTAAGTAATTTGTATGTACAAGAGCAGttataatgaaattatgtttCTAAGCAGTGGTCGCTACTGGTTCGAGATGGATATCTAGAACTGGAGTTTGAACTACAGTAAGTGAGAATCAGGTGAGTCTCTACCATGACTCTCTTAAGTAAACTATTCAAGTAGAGGTATTTATATATAAAGGATGATACTAACTATAGAAATAAGAAAATGTATGATCATAGTAAGGGTAAAGTATGTATCTTTAACACCCCTAACCGTCTTCAttgctggattagggt belongs to Gossypium arboreum isolate Shixiya-1 chromosome 7, ASM2569848v2, whole genome shotgun sequence and includes:
- the LOC108483759 gene encoding uncharacterized protein LOC108483759, encoding MNHMSLPCQLPGSNTIDLCLKNLSFEKKKKECLYKIVKNKKSSKKFLLLFFHSKFQFQPKERLGKPKKEMAMVTVSNLVSYQKSHEFHVICRRREKGRENQSNYPYKVIEITPPPKSLGVRCFPPNLQCGESVTIEGQTYTISAVTHRYQLRKGKYEPSEKRLDVQSTGRYILNLYLESLLEQS